In one Lycium barbarum isolate Lr01 chromosome 7, ASM1917538v2, whole genome shotgun sequence genomic region, the following are encoded:
- the LOC132601679 gene encoding uncharacterized protein LOC132601679 has product MGQIAGAQNTRPPGGLPSDTDVNPKPCNAVTLRNGRELEEVAPKKTSQVEAEKEKITEEMIEEERVVKAPVAKQPQLVVAKPPPPFPQRLVHVNVLLVDMLQGIPKYATYIKDIVANKSRFTELPTKLKDPESFTIEISIGKQVVARALCDLGASINQMPSSIFRKLGLGVPRPTTIVLHLADRSLARPEGIIEDVLVQVGSLIIPADFVILDFEPDPEVPFILGRPFLATGRALIDVAVGQLTMRVHDKIEVFNVYQALKIPAIYEELSAIIVLNDDTRRPLITSHDPLERALVGG; this is encoded by the exons ATGGGACAGATAGCTGGTGCACAAAATACTAGACCACCTGGAGGACTTCCAAGTGATACGGATGTGAATCCCAAGCCTTGTAATGCTGTGACTCTTCGAAATGGGAGAGAACTAGAGGAAGTGGCTCCTAAGAAAACCAGTCAAGTAGAAGCTGAAAAAGAGAAGATTACCGAGGAGATGATTGAAGAAGAGAGGGTAGTCAAGGCACCAGTGGCAAAGCAGCCACAGCTCGTGGTTGCAAAGCCACCACCCCCATTCCCTCAACGTCTG GTACACGTGAATGTCCTATTGGTTGATATGCTGCAGGGTATTCCAAAGTATGCTACGTATATCAAAGATATTGTTGCAAACAAAAGCCGATTCACaga GTTGCCCACTAAATTGAAAGATCCCGAAAGTTTCACGATTGAGATTTCTATTGGGAAGCAGGTTGTCGCTCGAGCATTATGTGATCTTGGTGCAAGTATAAATCAGATGCCTTCATCTATCTTCAGAAAGCTAGGTTTGGGAGTGCCCAGACCAACCACTATAGTTCTTCACCTGGCGGACAGATCATTAGCAAGACCAGAAGGCATTATTGAAGATGTACTGGTGCAAGTGGGGTCGTTGATAATTCCTGCAGACTTCGTGATTTTGGACTTCGAGCCAGACCCGGAAGTCCCATTTATTTTGGGGCGTCCATTCTTGGCCACAGGGAGAGCACTTATTGATGTAGCTGTCGGGCAGCTCACTATGAGAGTACATGATAAAATTGAGGTCTTCAATGTGTACCAAGCTCTGAAGATTCCTGCAATCTATGAGGAGTTGTCCGCCATTATTGTTCTGAATGATGATACACGAAGGCCACTCATCACTTCTCATGATCCATTGGAGAGAGCCTTGGTGGGGGGATGA